From the Cucumis sativus cultivar 9930 chromosome 5, Cucumber_9930_V3, whole genome shotgun sequence genome, the window ttttaaatataggaTCACCAACTTAAAAACAATGTCATGAAATATTCCTTATAGCCCAGAGAAAAGGctgagaagaaaagaaaaaatacaaagacCTGATCTTGAAGGTCGGGAACAGAATCAATCTCATCTTCCCCAGTCAATGAAATAACAATTTCATCAGCATTAGTGGACCCAGACTCTGAGCGCGACAAATCCCCATTTGCTTGTGAACTATTCTTCGTTTGAATTATCATTGATTTTGAATCATGCTTAAAACTATAAAGCTTAGAAGCTAAACCCTGAGAATCCTTCCAAGCCCGAAGCCCCTTAGATCTTTCCTCAATAGCAGTGACAACAGCTGGTCTGTGTTTAGTTCTCAGCTCCCTTAATCGAGTTTcattaacattttgaaaacccATACAAGCAGTCAATACAAGTTGGCTGCTATCAAATGTTGAGCCAGCAAGTGACTGCAGTAAAGTCACAGCATCTCCAGCGTCCTTTGTAGTAACCAACGCAGGGCCTACAAGTAACTGAGAACCAAATGAAATTTCACGAAGCATAACAATCTACAGTAGAGAAGAGTGCACTTTTTGTATGAACATATAAAGAAATTGCTTTCATCCAGTACCATATAGCTCCATCAGTGCAAGTGCTGTTCTGAAGAGCATAACACGGTTTCCttcaaaaagaagaacatCCCAAACTCGAAGAACTGAAAACAACAGCAAGTTGAAGGCTAAGATGATAGGTGACTTCATGGAGTACCAACATGgttgataatgaaaatataagcAGCTATCAGCAAGACAGCAAGACAGTAAGATATTGCCCCACCAGGATGTCAGATATATTCAAGTGAAGAGTTCAccagaaaaaaagaaaataattaaaaagatacaGCATAAAACCTGACCACTTTCCCATGGCAGCATATTCATAAATATGGATAGGAACCACGGTCCAGTAACCCATGCCACCTGCACTCCCAGGTAATCTAGATGATTGACTGCAGCagaaaaaggttaaaaaataaataaaattaagccCCGAGAAGAACCATAAACATAAATCACACTTCTTTGCATTacaaatcaatgaaaaataaaaggatatACAAACCCATTTTAGGAAATCTCTCACGCACCAACTCCTCAAATACAAGTTGATCCACCTAATAAAAGGAGGAACCATCAAATTCAATGTAAGAATTCAACCGGCTACAGATTGTAAATTTTGTAGAATAAAGATGAGGGAGAAAACAGATATAAACATAGCCACAAATTTAAATAGACAACATACTTGAGATTCAATCATTTCCTCGGAGTAATACCCATCAAAGTAGTCATCAATAATTCCCATTAACGTCCTAAAAGATTTAGACAAAAATGCAAGTAAATGCAAAATCAATTAGATTGTCATTTAGAGGGATGATATTACAATTTCCGAAAAGCTACAAGTGCAGCACAGTTTATGTATTATATTACTAAAGCAAAGAAAGAATTGCTAAATATACTGCCAAAATTTGCCCACAATTCAGCAGCAAAAAACACTCCGATATTGGTGTAGACCTACTTACTCACCCCACGCCACAAGACAATATAGAGACAACATAAAGAAGTTGAAGTAGCAGATTATGTCAGCCaaataaaacatatcaaataagTATGAACACTTACCAGAAAGCATTTTCTTCAGGCATGAGAAGCAACAATAAGCCAGCAAAGAAATTCATGGCCTGAAGACAGATATAAATTAGAACCATCACAATGTAGCCCAGAGAGAAAGAACATGGAATCAAACATTGTGTATTGACAAAATTCCCAAAACATTTAAGCTGATGACTCCTCTAAAATTGTCTTTCCTATTTGCTTCTTTTAAATGAACACAGAATCAGTTCTTAAAAGTCTACTGTGAATTAGAATAGTAAAGATTATCTCACATTCTCAATGAGAGTCAGTATATCTATTATCTGGTACCTACTCTCTTTCCGACCCTTAAAAAATCatgttaatttgttaatttttcaGCACAAACGATGCAATCTgaatatacaaacaaaaaaagtgaGTATTATTAAGGGTTTAAAATGGCCATGAGTTCCACAGCCGTTTTGACCAGTGCTATACTGCTACGAAAATAAATTTCCAAAATCCCAATGAAATTCAGGTCTTACAGCATTACCTGACAATATCCAACAGAGGGATTATGTCGAGCATATGCAGTTAGCAAACGCCTTAATGCATTTCTACCATCTACATCCAAAGCAGGATGACCAGGAAAGGTGCGAGGCAAATCCTGCATTCAAAAGATGGACAGAATGAGGATTTCAAAAAAGTAAAGTGTAAAGATACTTAAAAGAGGGATTGACCTTTTCAATTTGCCCTTTCCATTTTTCAGTTGTACACATCGAGTCAGAGGATCCTTTGATGTTGCTGTCTGAATGAAAACTATGACTTTCTGTGTTGTTCTCGGAATTTGTATCTGAGGCTAGGAGATCTGTGTAATACTTTTCTACCCTCCTCACTCTAACCCCCACAAAAGCCTGCCAAAgctgaaaaaaaagaagcaattgAGAATTTGAGTTGACTAAAAAACCTGTTGCTACTTGAAACAATGTAAGATTGAGAGAGAATTGCTACCTCGCCCCGAAGAGCCATTGGCACTCCACCTCTCACAAGGACCTCCAGCTCCTCCCTCCATGGACACGAAGATTCAACAGGCAACAAAAATGCTGGAATACCCACAACAGGGCCATTGACATTGTCACTTGAAGGAGCCTCCTGTGCTGGATCCGACTTCTCCACATCATAAAACTCATCCTCAGATTCCTCCTCAGACACTCCACGAGGTGATTTAGCCTCTTCTATAGCAGAGAGCAACTTTCTGGTTCCGGTGTCATGATTATGATTTGataaatctttctttttctttacacGAACACTCATCATATCTTCAATTGCTCGAAGTGATGGTCTGATTTCAGTCCATATCTGGATCTTGTGAGTTTTTGCATCTTTTTCTGAtccatcttcatttttcaagcCATTTGCATTCTGAGAGACATTATTGTCATCAAAACCTGAATCCTGGCTGTTTAGATCTTCTCTTTTACCATCCTCGTCTATACTAGAATCTATCTCTTCCTTGACAACTTCTACATGCGGTGCCTTTTTATCTGATAACTCATTAATAAGTGGCTGAGCAGACTCTGCTTGACGTTCCAGGAATGAATTCCATCTTTCCGATCtctcctcctcttcctcctaATAAGTTTACATGCACATTTGAATGAGCCCGATACAGTATGCATTTTTgtgacaaattttaaaatataaacagaAAAAATCCTTTGAGTTCTCAATTTATACATTTCCAGTAGAACAATTGTAAGTGGAATAGAACCTTGTAGATATTGGCATACTCTCGGTATCTTTGTACATGCTGGGGTCTCACAGCAAATCCGTATGCATCCCTGTGTCAATATTAACCAATTTTTCAATGCACAAAAAACGTCAGTACATTCGATAAAAGAAACACCAAACAACCAATTTCCTGATgaatttacaaaattgaaacaattcCAAACTGAGGCTAGCATAAAATAGAAGCAGATACCGCAAAGGTGAACTTCCAAGACTAACCCAGTCTAAGTTACCTGCCATCATCCTCCAACGACGGGCAATTTAGACTAGACaataacatattttgatttctGAATGCTGAATTTCACTTTCCATAGCGTTCGATACTAACAAATCAAACTTTCACTTTTCAATTACACGCCTACGTATATTGAATCCCGATACAGACATTAATTACCAAACCAATCCCACTGTTCGAAGCACAACTACTCAAACAAAAGACAGAAGGCACACATTTCTTCacaactcaaaagaaaaaaaaaacacaagccaaatttcaaaaccaaccAAAACTAATGCTCGTCAAATCAAACCATAAGGCCAGCTAACCCGATACGATCGGAATATCCGACGGTAGTAACTAACAACATAAACGCGTGTAATGCTGTCAGGGCAACCGAAATCCGTTAGATCAGACATATACGATCTAGGAAAAACCCTACGAACAGATAACTCGACAGATTGATTGTT encodes:
- the LOC101221465 gene encoding TBC1 domain family member 8B, encoding MRAASKASNNIVTFDHKRDAYGFAVRPQHVQRYREYANIYKEEEEERSERWNSFLERQAESAQPLINELSDKKAPHVEVVKEEIDSSIDEDGKREDLNSQDSGFDDNNVSQNANGLKNEDGSEKDAKTHKIQIWTEIRPSLRAIEDMMSVRVKKKKDLSNHNHDTGTRKLLSAIEEAKSPRGVSEEESEDEFYDVEKSDPAQEAPSSDNVNGPVVGIPAFLLPVESSCPWREELEVLVRGGVPMALRGELWQAFVGVRVRRVEKYYTDLLASDTNSENNTESHSFHSDSNIKGSSDSMCTTEKWKGQIEKDLPRTFPGHPALDVDGRNALRRLLTAYARHNPSVGYCQAMNFFAGLLLLLMPEENAFWTLMGIIDDYFDGYYSEEMIESQVDQLVFEELVRERFPKMVNHLDYLGVQVAWVTGPWFLSIFMNMLPWESVLRVWDVLLFEGNRVMLFRTALALMELYGPALVTTKDAGDAVTLLQSLAGSTFDSSQLVLTACMGFQNVNETRLRELRTKHRPAVVTAIEERSKGLRAWKDSQGLASKLYSFKHDSKSMIIQTKNSSQANGDLSRSESGSTNADEIVISLTGEDEIDSVPDLQDQVVWLKVELCKLLEEKRSAILRAEELETALMEMVKQDNRRQLSARVEQLEQEAAELQQALADKQEQETAMLQVLMRVEQEQRLTEDARRFAEQDSAAQRYAAQMLQEKYEQATSALGEMEKRAVMAESMLEATLQYQSGQLKAQPSPRSVQSPRSLPSESSLRSSQESAQDFPSRKIGLLGRPFGFGWRDKNKGNPNEGSKSTDEETSIQKKTTEEEAQNSGADQKQTNGLHDE